The Methylomonas montana genome has a window encoding:
- a CDS encoding two-component system sensor histidine kinase NtrB — translation MTTFLLRYPFSLPTLLAALFGLLFPVSTVLFMLLHENQTLSWDNILALHSVHYDLFILWTAPLVLALFGSLIGTTANQLKKKMDVLQTRTTQLNTILDTAASAIISIDEAGTVMSFNQAAEQIFGYRAGDIIGKNINRLMPPAVAAQHDGYLQRYRDSRNPQILGQRREVEAMRKNGAVFPALLRVNPMQIDGKMLFSGVIDDISETKTLQTQLHQAQKLEAIGQLASGVAHEINTPIQYIGDNLSALSGYFADIATYQQALFALGDDHLKLQLQALADQYDLPFILEDSPQAIRQAKEGVERVAEIVKAMKTFSHVEASLSKQTIDLNDALNSALTITRNSYKYIANIETDFAADIGNIECYANDLNQVFLNLIINATHAIEEKQAGMGLIRIVTRKLDNMIEILIQDNGAGIPKAIQEKVFNLFFTTKPVGKGTGQGLSLSHNIVVEKHHGKLFFESSAETGTTFHIQLPVRLEQQD, via the coding sequence ATGACCACGTTTTTACTGCGCTATCCGTTTAGTTTACCCACCCTGCTGGCAGCGCTGTTCGGTCTATTATTTCCCGTCAGCACAGTGTTGTTCATGCTGCTCCACGAAAATCAAACTCTCTCCTGGGACAACATCCTCGCCCTGCATAGCGTACATTACGATCTGTTCATCCTCTGGACCGCACCGCTAGTGCTGGCTCTATTCGGTAGTCTTATCGGTACAACGGCTAATCAGCTCAAGAAAAAAATGGACGTCTTACAAACTCGGACCACCCAGCTCAACACCATTTTGGATACGGCCGCCAGTGCGATTATCAGCATAGACGAGGCCGGAACTGTCATGAGTTTCAATCAGGCAGCGGAGCAGATTTTCGGCTATCGAGCCGGCGACATCATCGGCAAAAACATCAATCGTCTGATGCCGCCAGCAGTCGCCGCGCAGCATGACGGCTATTTGCAACGTTATCGCGACTCTCGAAATCCACAAATACTCGGGCAACGCCGCGAGGTGGAGGCCATGCGTAAAAACGGCGCGGTTTTCCCGGCCTTGTTGAGAGTCAATCCGATGCAGATCGACGGCAAGATGTTGTTCTCTGGAGTCATTGACGACATCAGCGAAACCAAAACCCTGCAAACCCAACTCCATCAGGCGCAAAAACTAGAAGCCATCGGTCAACTGGCTTCGGGCGTCGCTCACGAAATCAACACGCCCATTCAATACATAGGCGACAATCTGTCGGCCTTATCCGGTTACTTCGCCGACATTGCCACCTACCAACAAGCCTTGTTCGCGCTGGGTGACGATCATTTAAAACTGCAATTACAAGCGCTGGCAGATCAATACGATTTGCCGTTTATCCTGGAGGACAGCCCTCAAGCCATCCGCCAAGCCAAGGAAGGTGTGGAACGAGTCGCCGAAATCGTCAAGGCCATGAAAACCTTCTCGCATGTCGAAGCCAGCCTGAGTAAACAAACCATCGATCTGAACGATGCGCTGAACAGTGCGTTGACCATCACCCGCAACAGCTATAAATATATCGCCAATATCGAAACCGATTTTGCCGCCGATATCGGCAATATCGAATGCTACGCCAATGATCTGAATCAGGTATTTCTGAATCTGATCATCAACGCCACCCATGCCATCGAAGAAAAGCAGGCCGGCATGGGGCTGATTCGGATTGTCACCCGCAAACTGGACAACATGATCGAAATCCTGATCCAGGACAATGGCGCCGGCATTCCCAAAGCGATACAAGAGAAAGTGTTCAACCTGTTTTTCACGACCAAACCGGTCGGTAAAGGCACCGGCCAGGGCTTGAGCCTGTCGCATAACATCGTGGTGGAAAAGCATCACGGCAAATTGTTCTTCGAATCCAGTGCCGAGACCGGCACCACCTTTCATATCCAATTACCCGTTCGTCTCGAACAACAGGATTGA
- a CDS encoding response regulator has product MTAKKHILFVDDTENVISGIQRQLRPYRDQWQLFFACSGAEALEIMAQQPIDLIVSDMMMPAMCGDELLKRVSEQYPGAVRMILSGYANEDSLKSGLEVAHQYLSKPCSAEMLREAISQIFKIQACVSNPRIAAEVGDANQLPSLPKIYQELNAAMTNENTTSRDIADIFARDMVLSAKLLQLVNSPYFGLNRVVSSLTDAINLIGLKKLNNLVLSVHVKTAFPVSNPEMQRYMEYLWQDAGRVAELARLIALSENQQGDRPDQAYLGGLLHNMGLLIFLSSGGDKLKTLMDRVKNTDTPIPELETAIFGFTRSEAAAYVLSLWKIPPRIIEAILLQNNPGDSDYDGVNALTAVHVAACLLKPSVMKDYDRLFEMTLDSGYLQRLDKLQRLPDWQALAEKVLMFSSAK; this is encoded by the coding sequence ATGACAGCCAAAAAGCATATCCTCTTTGTAGACGACACCGAAAATGTAATCAGCGGCATTCAGCGCCAACTGCGCCCCTATCGCGATCAGTGGCAATTGTTTTTTGCCTGTAGCGGTGCCGAAGCTTTGGAAATCATGGCGCAACAGCCGATAGACTTAATCGTCAGCGATATGATGATGCCTGCGATGTGTGGCGACGAACTGTTAAAACGCGTCAGCGAACAATATCCTGGCGCGGTACGAATGATACTTAGCGGTTACGCCAACGAAGACTCGCTGAAAAGCGGCCTGGAAGTTGCCCACCAGTATCTCAGTAAACCTTGTAGCGCCGAAATGCTACGCGAGGCGATTTCCCAGATTTTCAAAATCCAGGCCTGTGTCAGCAACCCGCGCATCGCCGCAGAGGTGGGCGACGCCAACCAACTGCCTAGTCTGCCGAAAATCTATCAAGAACTGAATGCGGCGATGACCAATGAAAACACTACCAGCCGCGATATCGCCGACATTTTTGCCCGCGACATGGTGCTGTCCGCCAAATTGCTACAGCTGGTCAACTCGCCTTATTTCGGTTTGAATCGGGTGGTTTCCAGCCTGACCGACGCCATCAATTTGATCGGCCTGAAAAAACTCAATAATCTGGTATTGTCGGTGCATGTCAAAACGGCATTCCCGGTCAGCAACCCGGAAATGCAACGCTATATGGAATATCTATGGCAGGACGCCGGCCGTGTCGCCGAACTGGCGCGCTTGATTGCCTTATCGGAAAATCAGCAAGGAGATCGCCCCGACCAAGCTTACCTAGGAGGACTGTTGCACAATATGGGCCTGTTGATTTTCCTGTCAAGTGGCGGCGATAAACTCAAGACCTTGATGGATAGGGTGAAAAATACCGACACCCCGATTCCCGAGCTAGAAACGGCTATTTTTGGCTTCACCCGCTCGGAAGCCGCGGCTTATGTGTTGAGCCTATGGAAAATTCCACCGCGCATCATTGAAGCCATACTGCTACAAAACAATCCCGGCGACAGCGATTACGACGGCGTCAACGCGCTCACCGCGGTGCACGTCGCCGCATGCCTGTTAAAACCTTCGGTTATGAAAGACTATGACCGGCTGTTTGAAATGACGCTGGATAGCGGCTACTTGCAAAGATTGGATAAATTGCAACGCTTGCCGGACTGGCAAGCGCTGGCGGAGAAAGTCCTCATGTTTTCCTCAGCAAAATAG
- a CDS encoding SpoIIE family protein phosphatase: MPVTSTDKILCVDDEENILHVFRRTLGRKFDLHTANSAETALDLLREHGDFAVILSDYNMPGINGVEFLKMASALSPDSVLVMLTGNIELDVAIRTINETNIFRYMPKPCPVEVMRKVIADALAQYHLILAKQRLSQELAKKNQELASSNAKLAQKKHLLEHELEMARIVYSKVNQYGHEELDGLDHFIAAKETVGGDFLLTHTSTDKRSLYLMMGDLTGHGLQSALAVLLVAEIFDVLCSSQPSVEALAHSINEKMCLKLPTGLFCAALLVKLDFNSDEIHVWQGGMPDVYLLDAQGAVLKTLQSTNLPLGILAEQDFTGSVGCYSINEAQSLLVYSDGVTEQIGTDQTMFGCERLKNALHDIPAGSRRVDHVVAKLRAHQQLHPQIDDISLFELHLPRIRLALEHL, from the coding sequence GTGCCAGTCACATCAACTGATAAAATTCTCTGCGTCGATGACGAAGAAAATATTTTGCATGTATTTCGCCGCACCCTGGGCCGCAAATTCGATCTTCATACCGCCAACTCAGCGGAAACCGCGTTGGACTTGCTGCGCGAACACGGCGATTTTGCGGTAATCCTGTCCGACTACAACATGCCCGGTATTAATGGTGTGGAGTTCCTGAAGATGGCGAGCGCCCTATCTCCCGACAGCGTGTTGGTGATGCTCACCGGCAATATAGAGTTGGACGTGGCGATCAGAACCATCAATGAGACCAATATTTTCCGCTACATGCCCAAACCCTGTCCGGTGGAGGTAATGCGTAAAGTCATCGCCGATGCATTGGCGCAATACCACTTGATCCTTGCCAAACAACGACTAAGCCAGGAGTTGGCAAAAAAAAACCAGGAATTGGCGAGCAGCAACGCCAAATTGGCCCAAAAAAAGCATTTGCTGGAACACGAGCTGGAGATGGCCAGAATCGTTTACAGCAAGGTCAACCAATACGGTCATGAAGAACTCGACGGTCTGGATCATTTCATCGCCGCCAAGGAAACCGTGGGTGGCGACTTTTTACTGACACACACGAGTACCGATAAGCGCTCGCTTTATTTGATGATGGGCGACCTGACCGGTCACGGCTTGCAATCAGCGTTGGCGGTGTTATTGGTCGCCGAAATATTCGATGTGCTTTGCAGCAGCCAGCCCAGCGTCGAAGCGCTGGCACACAGCATCAACGAAAAGATGTGTCTCAAACTGCCTACCGGCCTGTTTTGCGCGGCTTTACTGGTCAAATTGGATTTCAACAGCGACGAAATCCATGTCTGGCAAGGCGGCATGCCCGACGTTTATTTATTGGATGCCCAAGGCGCGGTATTGAAAACGTTACAATCCACCAATCTACCGCTGGGCATACTGGCCGAACAAGACTTCACCGGCAGCGTCGGCTGCTACTCTATTAACGAAGCGCAATCGCTACTTGTCTACAGCGACGGCGTGACCGAACAAATCGGCACCGACCAAACCATGTTTGGCTGCGAACGCCTAAAAAACGCTTTGCATGACATCCCAGCCGGCAGCCGGCGGGTTGATCATGTCGTGGCAAAACTGCGCGCCCATCAGCAGCTGCACCCACAGATTGACGATATATCCCTCTTCGAACTGCACTTGCCCCGTATTAGACTAGCCTTGGAGCATCTATGA
- a CDS encoding HD domain-containing phosphohydrolase yields the protein MTESASGISQKTLFVDDEVLLLEGVKRQLRRDFDIAVAEGGEAALARLACDGPFAVVVSDYNMPGMDGIAFLNEVHRRYPDTVLVMLTGRAELDLAVNALHNAHISRFLNKPCPKEVLLETLSDGLEQYRLRMSEQILQNQLQQANQQLNLLNSQLETLVAQKTRALQLQYRYVARITQMGNSQAILDALIDAVGELTGLRTISLWLSPQLDSQFSCRYPAQTDCKVFNASQCPDGIIKNILNDRQIWQAGQSGDTVLSEFELSLFAGTAFMSIPLPGKAGVLGLVNLAGDRAALENDELAALASMADVTATALQSHWHREAFEDAQDAIITALAKLSEYRDPETGAHLLRLKQYCALICRFLAETDKYRGVVTPAFTQDLVRSSPLHDIGKVGIPDAILKKPGRLTPDEFEVMKTHAQIGGDTLRTVFEQYPSQTFIKCGMDVAYGHHEKWNGSGYPNGLQGNSIPLAARILALVDVYDALTCRRVYKVPYSREQANSIISEGNGSHFDPDIVAAFLCGEAEFHRIAEQFADIV from the coding sequence ATGACCGAATCGGCCAGCGGCATCAGCCAAAAAACTCTGTTTGTCGACGACGAGGTGCTATTGCTGGAAGGCGTAAAACGCCAGTTGCGTCGCGATTTCGATATCGCAGTCGCCGAGGGTGGCGAAGCGGCCTTGGCCAGATTAGCCTGCGACGGGCCGTTTGCCGTGGTGGTATCGGATTACAACATGCCAGGCATGGATGGCATAGCCTTTCTGAACGAAGTCCATCGCCGTTATCCAGACACCGTATTGGTAATGCTGACCGGCCGCGCCGAACTGGATCTTGCCGTCAATGCCTTGCACAACGCCCATATTTCCCGATTTCTCAACAAACCTTGCCCTAAGGAAGTGTTGCTGGAAACCCTGAGCGACGGCCTGGAACAATATCGGCTGAGGATGTCCGAACAAATTCTGCAAAACCAGTTGCAACAGGCTAATCAACAACTCAATTTGCTGAACAGCCAGCTGGAAACCTTGGTCGCGCAAAAGACCCGCGCCTTGCAACTGCAATACCGCTACGTCGCCCGCATAACGCAAATGGGCAATTCTCAGGCCATTCTCGATGCCTTGATCGACGCCGTCGGCGAGTTGACCGGTTTACGCACCATCAGCCTGTGGCTGAGCCCACAGTTGGATAGCCAATTCAGCTGCCGCTATCCGGCTCAAACCGACTGCAAGGTATTTAACGCCAGCCAATGCCCGGATGGCATCATCAAAAACATCTTGAACGACAGGCAAATCTGGCAAGCCGGTCAATCAGGCGACACCGTGCTTAGTGAGTTCGAGCTATCGCTGTTTGCCGGAACGGCCTTTATGTCGATTCCGTTACCGGGAAAAGCAGGCGTATTGGGTTTAGTCAACTTGGCCGGCGATCGTGCCGCACTGGAAAATGATGAGCTAGCAGCCTTGGCCAGCATGGCCGATGTGACCGCCACTGCCTTGCAAAGCCACTGGCATCGCGAAGCATTCGAGGATGCCCAAGACGCAATCATTACCGCGCTGGCTAAGTTATCTGAATACCGCGACCCGGAAACCGGCGCCCATCTGCTACGCCTAAAACAATACTGCGCGCTGATTTGCCGATTTTTAGCTGAAACCGACAAATATCGCGGCGTCGTCACCCCGGCGTTTACTCAAGACTTGGTGCGCTCATCGCCGCTGCACGACATCGGCAAGGTCGGCATCCCCGATGCCATCTTGAAAAAACCCGGCCGCTTGACCCCGGACGAATTCGAAGTGATGAAAACCCATGCTCAAATCGGTGGCGATACACTACGCACGGTGTTCGAGCAGTATCCTTCGCAAACTTTCATCAAATGCGGCATGGACGTAGCCTACGGCCACCATGAAAAATGGAACGGCAGCGGCTATCCCAACGGCTTGCAAGGCAACTCGATTCCATTGGCGGCCCGGATTTTGGCCTTGGTCGACGTCTATGACGCACTGACCTGCCGGCGCGTCTACAAAGTGCCGTATTCCCGCGAGCAAGCCAACAGCATCATCAGCGAAGGCAACGGCAGCCATTTCGACCCGGACATCGTCGCGGCATTTTTATGCGGCGAAGCCGAATTTCATCGTATTGCCGAACAATTTGCCGACATCGTCTGA
- a CDS encoding NUDIX hydrolase, giving the protein MHRTKMPMDENQFLAEYDKRRYDSPLLSVDAVLFTYHEACLKVLLVQRSNHPELGKWGLPGGFVDLQQDKTLEDTVRRKLKDKTGIEPPYLEQLQCIGNARRDRRGWSVTIAYTALMAYQACEAHIASVADVQWLALEAVDQMDLAFDHQTIIGLARERLRQKALYSIVPAYALPEAFTLPELQHLHEVLIGKSLQKKSFRRRIEQAELLIDTGEKRSEGGRPASLYRMKQTSGGYTFVRNLED; this is encoded by the coding sequence GATAAACGCCGATACGACAGCCCGCTGCTCAGCGTCGATGCGGTGCTGTTTACCTATCACGAAGCCTGTTTGAAAGTGTTATTGGTACAACGCTCGAATCACCCGGAGCTGGGTAAATGGGGCTTGCCGGGCGGCTTTGTCGATTTGCAACAGGATAAAACCCTGGAAGATACGGTGCGGCGCAAATTGAAAGACAAGACCGGCATCGAGCCGCCGTATCTGGAACAACTGCAATGCATAGGTAATGCCAGGCGCGATCGGCGCGGCTGGTCGGTGACCATAGCCTATACCGCGTTGATGGCTTATCAGGCCTGTGAAGCGCATATCGCCAGCGTCGCGGATGTGCAATGGTTGGCGCTGGAGGCAGTCGATCAGATGGATTTGGCTTTCGATCATCAAACCATCATCGGCTTGGCGCGGGAGAGGCTGCGGCAAAAAGCGCTGTATTCCATCGTGCCGGCGTATGCGCTGCCGGAAGCCTTCACGCTGCCGGAACTCCAACATTTGCATGAAGTACTGATCGGCAAGAGTTTGCAAAAAAAATCCTTTCGCCGCCGCATCGAGCAGGCGGAATTGCTGATCGATACCGGCGAAAAACGCTCGGAAGGCGGCCGGCCGGCGAGTTTATATCGGATGAAGCAAACCTCAGGTGGTTACACCTTTGTGCGTAATCTGGAGGATTGA